A genome region from Pseudomonas anguilliseptica includes the following:
- a CDS encoding extracellular solute-binding protein — protein MTHALRALFIHASSIALLGVASLALASPKHAQTLYDEQPKYPPDFKHFDYVNPDAPKGGTLRQAGFGGFDSLNPFINKGVPADDIGMIYDTLTRHGLDEPFTEYGLLAEKIEKAPDNAWVRFYLRPEARFHDGQPVTAEDVKFSFDTLMSKGAPMYRGYYADVEKVEVESPRRVRFVFKHAGNRELPLIVGQLPVLPKHWWAERDFSKGNLDVPLGSGPYKVADVQAGRSIRYERVKEWWGKDLPVNRGFYNFDTLQIDYYRDNTVALEALKAGQFDYWLEISAKNWATAYNTPAVANGQLIKEEIANHNPTGMQGFIFNTRRPLFADRRVREALGLLFDFEWANRQLFNGAYTRTRSYFDNSELASVGLPSADELKLLEPLRAQIPPQVFTDEYQPSVTDGSGIIREQQRRAYQLLQEAGWRVDGDRMLDSTGKPVSIEFLLAQTEFERILLPFKRNLADLGIELVIRRVDVSQYINRLRSRDFDLIVGGFGQSNSPGNEQREYWHSSSADNPGSRNFIGLKDPAVDSLVEGLINADSRQSLITHTRALDRILLWGHYVVPNWHIKTWRVAYWNRFEHPKVSPQYDIGLHTWWARAKSPEAAADGAATQNTADVEQ, from the coding sequence ATGACCCATGCATTGCGCGCCCTGTTTATCCACGCCAGCAGCATTGCCCTGCTTGGCGTTGCCAGCCTGGCCCTGGCCAGCCCCAAGCACGCACAAACCCTGTATGACGAACAGCCCAAGTACCCGCCTGACTTCAAGCACTTCGACTACGTCAACCCGGATGCGCCCAAAGGCGGCACCCTGCGTCAGGCCGGTTTTGGCGGCTTCGATAGCCTCAACCCCTTTATCAACAAGGGCGTGCCGGCCGACGACATCGGCATGATCTACGACACTTTGACTCGCCACGGCCTGGATGAACCCTTTACCGAATACGGTCTGCTCGCGGAAAAGATTGAGAAAGCCCCGGACAACGCCTGGGTACGCTTCTACCTGCGCCCCGAGGCACGCTTCCACGACGGTCAGCCGGTGACCGCCGAAGACGTCAAATTCAGCTTCGACACCCTGATGAGCAAAGGCGCTCCGATGTACCGTGGCTACTACGCCGATGTCGAAAAGGTCGAGGTCGAAAGCCCCCGACGCGTGCGTTTTGTCTTCAAGCATGCCGGTAACCGTGAGCTGCCATTAATCGTCGGCCAGCTACCAGTGCTGCCAAAACACTGGTGGGCCGAGCGTGACTTCAGCAAAGGCAACCTCGACGTGCCACTGGGCAGCGGGCCGTACAAGGTGGCAGACGTGCAGGCAGGCCGCTCGATCCGCTATGAGCGAGTCAAGGAGTGGTGGGGGAAAGACCTGCCGGTCAATCGCGGCTTCTACAACTTCGACACCCTGCAAATCGACTACTACCGCGACAATACAGTCGCCCTGGAAGCGCTCAAGGCTGGGCAATTCGACTACTGGCTAGAAATCAGCGCAAAGAACTGGGCCACCGCCTACAACACCCCCGCAGTTGCCAACGGCCAGCTGATCAAGGAAGAGATCGCCAACCACAACCCCACGGGTATGCAGGGCTTTATCTTCAACACCCGCCGCCCGCTGTTTGCCGATCGCCGCGTGCGTGAAGCATTAGGCTTGCTGTTTGATTTTGAATGGGCCAATCGGCAGTTGTTCAACGGCGCCTACACGCGCACGCGCAGCTACTTCGACAACTCCGAGCTGGCCTCCGTCGGCCTACCTTCCGCGGATGAGTTGAAGCTGCTGGAGCCACTGCGTGCACAGATTCCGCCTCAGGTATTTACCGACGAATATCAGCCTTCGGTCACCGATGGCAGCGGCATCATTCGTGAGCAGCAGCGCCGCGCTTACCAACTGCTGCAGGAGGCCGGCTGGCGTGTGGATGGCGACAGGATGCTCGACAGCACGGGCAAGCCGGTGAGCATCGAATTCCTGCTGGCGCAAACCGAATTCGAGCGCATTCTGCTGCCGTTCAAACGCAATCTGGCCGACCTGGGTATTGAACTGGTAATCCGCCGCGTCGACGTATCTCAGTACATCAACCGTCTACGTTCACGCGACTTCGACCTGATCGTCGGAGGCTTTGGTCAATCCAACTCCCCTGGCAACGAGCAGCGCGAATACTGGCACTCCAGCAGCGCCGACAATCCCGGCAGTCGCAACTTTATCGGCCTGAAAGACCCGGCCGTGGACAGCCTAGTCGAGGGCCTGATCAATGCCGACTCGCGCCAGAGCCTGATCACCCATACGCGCGCCCTCGACCGCATACTGCTGTGGGGCCATTACGTGGTGCCCAACTGGCATATCAAGACCTGGCGCGTGGCCTACTGGAACCGCTTCGAGCACCCCAAAGTCAGTCCGCAATACGACATAGGCCTACACACCTGGTGGGCTCGGGCGAAATCTCCTGAAGCGGCGGCCGACGGAGCTGCCACACAGAACACTGCCGACGTGGAGCAATAA
- a CDS encoding microcin C ABC transporter permease YejB has translation MLAYIVRRLLLIIPTLFGILLINFIIIQAAPGGPVEQMIAKLEGFDGATSRIAGGGAEVSVAGSNYRGAQGLDPELVAEIERMYGFDKSAPERFWLMLRSYAQLDFGSSFFRDAEVIDLIIEKMPVSISLGLWSTLIMYLVSIPLGIAKATRHGSAFDVWTSSAIIVGYAIPAFLFAILLIVLFAGGSYWDWFPLRGLTSNNFDELSFTGKLLDYFWHLALPVTALVIGNFATLTLLTKNSFLDEINKQYVVTARAKGLSNNRVLYGHVFRNAMLIIIAGFPAAFIGIFFTGSLLIEVIFSLDGLGLMSFEAAINRDYPVVFGTLFIFTLLGLVVKLIGDITYTLVDPRIDFESREG, from the coding sequence ATGCTGGCGTATATCGTTCGTCGGCTGCTGCTGATCATTCCCACGTTGTTCGGCATTCTGCTGATCAACTTCATCATCATCCAGGCCGCCCCCGGTGGCCCGGTCGAGCAGATGATCGCCAAACTGGAAGGTTTTGACGGTGCCACCAGCCGGATTGCCGGCGGCGGCGCCGAAGTCTCGGTGGCGGGTTCCAACTACCGTGGCGCCCAGGGGCTGGACCCGGAGCTGGTGGCGGAAATCGAACGCATGTACGGCTTCGATAAATCCGCACCGGAACGCTTCTGGCTAATGCTCAGGAGCTACGCGCAGCTGGACTTCGGCTCGAGCTTCTTTCGCGATGCCGAGGTTATCGACCTGATCATCGAGAAGATGCCGGTGTCGATCTCCCTGGGGCTGTGGAGCACGCTGATCATGTATCTGGTGTCGATCCCGCTGGGCATCGCCAAGGCCACCCGCCATGGCAGTGCTTTCGACGTGTGGACCAGCTCGGCGATCATCGTCGGTTATGCCATCCCCGCCTTCCTCTTCGCCATTCTGCTGATCGTGCTGTTTGCCGGCGGCAGCTACTGGGACTGGTTCCCGCTGCGCGGGCTGACTTCGAACAATTTCGACGAGCTGAGCTTTACCGGCAAGCTGCTCGACTACTTCTGGCACCTGGCGCTGCCCGTCACCGCCCTGGTGATCGGCAACTTCGCCACCCTGACACTGCTGACCAAGAACAGCTTTCTCGATGAGATCAACAAACAATACGTGGTCACTGCCCGCGCCAAGGGCTTGAGCAACAACCGCGTGCTCTATGGCCATGTGTTCCGTAACGCCATGCTGATCATCATCGCCGGCTTTCCGGCGGCCTTTATCGGCATTTTCTTTACCGGCTCCTTGCTGATCGAGGTGATCTTCTCCCTCGACGGCCTTGGCCTGATGAGTTTCGAGGCCGCCATCAACCGCGATTACCCGGTGGTGTTCGGCACCCTGTTTATCTTCACGTTGCTGGGCCTGGTGGTGAAATTGATCGGCGACATTACCTACACCCTGGTCGATCCGCGTATCGACTTTGAAAGCCGGGAGGGTTGA
- the rnhA gene encoding ribonuclease HI, translating to MSEQVEIYTDGACKGNPGIGGWGALLVCKGVEKELWGGEPNTTNNRMELMAAICALIALTRPCSVRLITDSQYVMKGIQEWMPNWKKRGWKTAAKEPVKNADLWQALDEQVNRHQVTWQWVRGHTGHPGNERADQLANRGVDEVRGLKHA from the coding sequence ATGAGTGAACAGGTCGAGATCTATACCGACGGCGCCTGCAAGGGCAATCCTGGCATTGGTGGCTGGGGCGCGTTGTTGGTTTGCAAAGGTGTGGAGAAGGAGCTGTGGGGCGGTGAGCCCAACACCACCAATAACCGCATGGAGCTGATGGCGGCGATTTGTGCCTTGATTGCGCTGACTCGGCCCTGTTCGGTGCGCCTGATTACCGACTCGCAGTATGTGATGAAGGGTATCCAGGAGTGGATGCCGAATTGGAAGAAGCGCGGCTGGAAAACCGCCGCCAAAGAACCAGTGAAGAACGCCGATCTATGGCAGGCGCTGGACGAACAGGTCAATCGCCACCAGGTGACGTGGCAATGGGTGCGTGGTCATACCGGCCATCCGGGTAATGAGCGTGCCGACCAATTGGCCAATCGCGGTGTGGATGAAGTAAGAGGGTTGAAGCATGCGTAG
- a CDS encoding class I SAM-dependent methyltransferase: MSDHAFAHADSEWLDLIAAARNWLSGPLGRLLLEQERQLLEEELARFFGGYLVHYGPAADTPPDAQQIQRSVRLGAPFKGVEIVCEEQSWPLTEHAADVVVLQHGLDFSLSPHGLLREAARSVRPGGHLLIVGINPMSSWGVRRLFTRDALRQARCIAPNRVSDWLHLLGFALEKRRFGCYRPPLSAPAWQARLAGLERLGVAWQPPGGGFYVLVARKLVVGLRPLRQPNRQPVGKLLPMPVAKVSRRETPQK; this comes from the coding sequence ATGTCCGATCACGCTTTTGCCCACGCAGACAGTGAATGGCTCGACCTGATCGCCGCAGCGCGCAACTGGCTGAGCGGCCCGCTCGGGCGGTTGCTGTTGGAGCAGGAGCGGCAATTGCTCGAAGAAGAGCTGGCGCGCTTCTTTGGTGGCTACCTGGTGCATTACGGCCCAGCCGCCGACACGCCGCCGGACGCTCAGCAGATTCAGCGCAGCGTGCGCCTGGGCGCGCCGTTCAAGGGCGTGGAGATCGTTTGTGAGGAGCAATCCTGGCCGCTCACCGAACATGCCGCCGATGTGGTGGTGTTGCAGCACGGCTTGGATTTCAGTCTGTCGCCCCACGGTTTGCTCCGTGAGGCGGCGCGCAGCGTGCGGCCGGGAGGGCATCTGCTGATCGTCGGGATCAACCCGATGAGTAGCTGGGGCGTGCGCCGCCTATTTACCCGCGACGCACTGCGTCAGGCCCGTTGCATTGCGCCCAATCGGGTCAGTGACTGGCTGCACCTGCTGGGCTTCGCGCTGGAGAAACGCCGCTTCGGGTGCTATCGTCCGCCGCTTTCTGCGCCGGCCTGGCAGGCGCGGCTGGCTGGGCTGGAGCGACTGGGCGTGGCCTGGCAGCCTCCCGGCGGCGGTTTTTACGTGCTGGTGGCCCGCAAGCTGGTCGTGGGGCTGCGGCCATTGCGCCAGCCCAATCGGCAACCGGTGGGCAAGCTGCTGCCGATGCCGGTGGCCAAAGTCAGTCGCCGCGAAACACCTCAGAAATAG
- a CDS encoding HDOD domain-containing protein, with translation MQSWIDRFNQAELPALAAVVQDLHRLTLGDKSSVQQLADVLLRDAALTTKVLRIGNSVYYNPSQEPIRTISRAIVLIGFDNVRQIGLSVSLIDGLLARSSRDQLAELLARSFHAAVQARNIAGYVLTKNDEEVFIAALLHNVGELAFWGCAGDAADDLASALAQPGVDEDEVVMQLLGTSFRQLSLALVKSWSLGDTVSLAHQSTSQNDPAVKAVALGAKISQAALDGWDTPVMEALIGQLASFIGVTPQEAMQQVLASAEETVKMAATFGASQLCKLIPNTDPEQIRLQQEQRKARLLQPNLLVLQQALQDLGLMVSRRGDLGLVLDTLFKGLHQGAGLERIMLVVLADGQSCFRAKRVIGEGTEGWNHDFVLPVSQKEQPHIFSYALRNKEALWMGVPASYNLNELVTQPIRHRLGQGMLFIAPLLAGTREIGLLYADSRVSGRALKHEQFVAFQRFTQLTGRCLEAMSKKA, from the coding sequence TTGCAGTCATGGATTGATCGCTTCAACCAAGCCGAATTACCCGCTCTGGCCGCAGTGGTGCAGGATCTGCATCGTTTGACCCTGGGTGACAAATCGTCTGTGCAGCAACTGGCAGACGTTCTGCTACGCGACGCGGCCTTGACCACCAAGGTGCTGCGTATCGGCAATAGTGTGTATTACAACCCGTCCCAAGAGCCTATCCGCACCATTTCTCGAGCCATCGTGCTGATCGGTTTCGATAATGTGCGGCAGATCGGTCTGTCGGTCAGTCTGATCGATGGCCTGCTGGCGCGCAGCTCACGCGATCAGCTTGCCGAACTATTGGCACGCTCGTTTCATGCCGCCGTGCAGGCGCGCAATATCGCCGGCTATGTGCTGACGAAAAATGATGAGGAAGTGTTTATCGCCGCCTTGCTGCATAACGTCGGTGAGCTCGCGTTCTGGGGTTGTGCCGGGGATGCGGCGGATGATCTGGCCAGTGCTCTGGCTCAGCCGGGTGTCGATGAAGATGAGGTGGTGATGCAGCTGCTGGGCACCAGTTTCCGCCAGCTGAGTTTGGCGCTGGTGAAAAGCTGGAGCCTGGGCGACACCGTCAGCCTCGCGCATCAGTCAACCAGCCAGAATGATCCGGCCGTCAAGGCTGTGGCCCTGGGGGCAAAGATCAGTCAGGCGGCGCTGGATGGCTGGGATACTCCAGTAATGGAGGCGCTGATAGGGCAGTTGGCCAGTTTTATCGGGGTGACCCCGCAGGAAGCCATGCAGCAAGTGCTGGCCAGCGCCGAGGAAACCGTGAAGATGGCAGCGACCTTCGGCGCCAGCCAGCTGTGCAAGCTGATCCCCAATACCGACCCGGAACAGATTCGTTTACAGCAGGAACAGCGCAAGGCGCGTCTGTTGCAGCCCAATCTGCTGGTTTTGCAGCAGGCCTTGCAGGACCTCGGTCTGATGGTTTCGCGTCGTGGCGATCTCGGCCTGGTGCTCGACACCTTGTTCAAGGGCCTGCATCAGGGCGCGGGGTTGGAGCGCATCATGTTGGTGGTGCTGGCGGACGGGCAGAGCTGTTTCCGCGCCAAACGGGTGATTGGCGAAGGCACTGAGGGCTGGAACCATGACTTCGTTCTGCCCGTGTCGCAGAAAGAGCAACCGCATATTTTCAGTTATGCACTGCGTAATAAAGAAGCGCTCTGGATGGGCGTGCCGGCCAGTTACAACCTTAATGAACTGGTCACTCAGCCCATTCGTCACCGCCTGGGGCAGGGCATGCTCTTTATCGCGCCACTATTGGCCGGTACTCGGGAGATCGGCCTTCTGTATGCCGACAGTCGGGTATCGGGGCGGGCGTTGAAACATGAACAGTTTGTTGCCTTTCAGCGTTTTACCCAGTTGACCGGGCGCTGTCTGGAAGCGATGAGCAAGAAGGCCTGA
- a CDS encoding lytic transglycosylase domain-containing protein, whose protein sequence is MPLSPRKTLNLKALTQSAQTLVVIMCITLAGCQTSNRYRPDSDRDTDHAVGLEQEPEWLSSGVAPAPEEPKDIWERVRNGYQLQDTITLNPRIEQQRLWFVSNPTFIEKAGERSSPYIHFIVERLEQRNMPMELALLPMIESSYNPLAYSHANAVGLWQFIPSTGRNFNLRQTNWYDGRRDVMASTDAAISYLTRLKEMFNGDWLLALAAYNAGEGRVSRAIERNQKLGLPTDYWNLSLPVETQNYVPKLLALSQVVMTPQAYGVSLAPIANEPYFEKIVFTQRMDLARVAAMADLDEDELYLLNPAFKKGITLDGPKHLLVPTDKAELLTANLSLMKPQELVDWQQYRVRSGDSLHSIANRHQLTVNTLKDINKLTSNNLRIGQVLSIPAQPGVAAREPVFQRSVAHSAPSLSYRVKSGDNLWLIAKNHKVAVKDVQRWNKLSGNSLRVGQVLTLQAGSPSSGASGSSGSAPRQSATYYKVRQGDSLYLIAKRVKVPMKSLQNWNPKAGKALKPGQTLTLYSVN, encoded by the coding sequence ATGCCTTTATCACCACGCAAGACCTTGAATTTAAAGGCATTGACACAAAGCGCTCAGACGCTTGTGGTGATCATGTGCATAACCCTGGCCGGTTGCCAGACCAGCAACCGATACCGCCCAGACAGTGACCGCGATACCGATCACGCGGTCGGTCTCGAGCAAGAACCGGAATGGCTCAGCAGCGGCGTGGCACCAGCACCCGAAGAACCCAAGGACATCTGGGAACGGGTGCGCAACGGCTACCAGCTGCAGGACACCATCACCCTCAACCCGCGTATCGAGCAACAACGTCTGTGGTTCGTCAGCAACCCTACGTTTATCGAAAAAGCCGGCGAGCGCAGCAGCCCTTATATCCACTTCATCGTTGAGCGCCTGGAGCAGCGCAACATGCCGATGGAGCTGGCACTGCTGCCAATGATCGAAAGCTCGTACAACCCGCTGGCTTACTCCCATGCCAATGCAGTTGGGCTGTGGCAGTTCATCCCCTCTACCGGCCGCAACTTCAACCTGCGCCAAACCAACTGGTATGACGGCCGCCGCGATGTGATGGCCTCAACCGATGCGGCGATCAGCTACCTGACTCGTCTCAAGGAAATGTTCAACGGCGACTGGCTGTTGGCCCTGGCGGCATACAACGCGGGCGAAGGCCGCGTCAGCCGAGCGATTGAGCGCAACCAGAAGCTCGGCCTGCCGACCGACTACTGGAACCTCTCGCTGCCGGTTGAAACCCAGAATTACGTGCCCAAGCTGCTGGCCCTCTCGCAAGTGGTGATGACGCCGCAAGCCTATGGCGTCAGCCTCGCTCCGATTGCCAACGAACCGTATTTCGAGAAGATTGTGTTCACCCAGCGCATGGATCTCGCGCGCGTCGCCGCCATGGCCGACCTGGATGAAGACGAGCTGTACCTGCTCAACCCCGCATTCAAGAAAGGCATAACCCTCGACGGCCCAAAGCACCTGCTGGTACCAACCGACAAGGCCGAGCTGCTGACCGCCAACCTGTCATTAATGAAACCTCAGGAATTGGTGGACTGGCAGCAGTACCGGGTGCGCTCAGGCGACAGCCTGCACAGCATCGCCAACCGTCATCAGCTGACCGTGAACACCCTGAAGGACATCAACAAGCTGACAAGCAATAACCTGCGTATTGGCCAGGTGTTGAGCATTCCCGCACAGCCCGGTGTAGCGGCACGCGAACCGGTATTCCAGCGCAGCGTTGCACACAGCGCACCGAGCCTGAGCTATCGGGTAAAAAGCGGCGACAACCTCTGGCTGATAGCCAAGAACCACAAGGTTGCGGTCAAGGATGTGCAGCGCTGGAACAAGCTGTCCGGCAACAGCTTGCGGGTCGGTCAGGTGCTCACCTTGCAAGCCGGCAGCCCCAGCAGCGGTGCGAGCGGCAGCAGCGGCAGTGCGCCACGGCAGAGCGCGACCTATTACAAGGTGCGCCAGGGTGACTCGCTGTACTTGATCGCCAAGCGCGTCAAGGTGCCGATGAAGAGCCTGCAGAACTGGAACCCCAAAGCCGGCAAGGCGCTCAAGCCAGGGCAGACCCTGACTTTGTACAGCGTCAACTGA
- the gloB gene encoding hydroxyacylglutathione hydrolase, with the protein MIKIDALPAFSDNYIWLLQDLKQRRCAVVDPGDAAPVEAWLSANPGWQLSDILITHHHFDHVGGIERLKTATGARVLGPANEKIPGRDLALRDGDQAEVLGQRFDIYEVPGHTLGHIAYIQPEQHWLFCGDTLFAGGCGRLFEGSPEQMHHSLSRLAALPEQTQVFCTHEYTLSNLRFAAAVESDNPQIQQRLAQVSQWREAGQISLPSSIGLERATNPFLRSAQPSVGARISEREGAASRSPVQVFAALRAWKDHF; encoded by the coding sequence ATGATAAAAATCGACGCCTTGCCTGCATTCTCCGACAACTATATATGGCTGCTGCAAGACCTGAAGCAGCGTCGCTGCGCGGTTGTTGACCCCGGTGACGCCGCGCCGGTCGAGGCCTGGCTGTCGGCCAACCCCGGCTGGCAGTTGAGCGACATTCTGATCACCCACCATCATTTCGATCACGTCGGTGGTATTGAACGACTGAAGACGGCAACCGGTGCTCGGGTATTGGGTCCGGCCAATGAAAAGATCCCAGGGCGCGACCTGGCGTTGCGCGACGGCGACCAGGCTGAAGTGCTGGGCCAGCGATTCGACATATATGAAGTACCGGGTCACACGCTCGGGCATATCGCCTATATCCAGCCCGAGCAGCACTGGCTATTCTGCGGCGACACGTTGTTTGCTGGTGGCTGTGGTCGCCTGTTCGAAGGCAGCCCCGAACAGATGCACCACTCGCTCAGCCGCCTGGCTGCCCTCCCCGAACAGACTCAGGTGTTCTGTACCCATGAATACACCCTGAGCAACTTGCGCTTTGCCGCGGCTGTTGAGTCCGATAATCCGCAAATCCAGCAACGTCTAGCACAGGTCAGCCAATGGCGCGAAGCCGGACAAATCAGCCTGCCGTCATCAATTGGCCTGGAGCGTGCCACCAATCCTTTTTTACGCAGCGCACAACCGTCGGTCGGCGCCCGTATTAGCGAGCGTGAAGGGGCTGCAAGCCGCTCACCAGTGCAGGTTTTCGCTGCCTTACGTGCCTGGAAGGACCATTTCTAA
- a CDS encoding extracellular solute-binding protein, producing MRPLLSLLLCMAISSSAWATLYKSHGYAQFGELKYPASFTHFAWVNPEAPKGGTLRMMANGTFDTLNPYTLKGSSPISTANFLQYGVNELNAPLMVGTGAYDPSGDEPASSYGLIAASVEYSDDRSWVVFNLRPEARFHDGKPITAYDVAFSYRLLLKDGHPQYRTNLQEVKRVDILNRHSIRFVLKRAGNSLLILRLGELPVLPQHYWKGRDFKATTYEPPLGSGPYRITQVSPGRSLRFERVKDWWGAKLPVNRGKYNFDRVDVEFYRDSHVAFKAFKAGEFDIYIEQQAKNWANGYRFPALSSGEVIRAEIPHQIPTQTQALFMNTRREVFADRQVREALGLMFDFEWANRALFNSSYTRAKSYYPNSEFSARGKPEGAEWLLLSPYRKQLQARLFSEPFSMPQTDGRGIPRETLRRALGLLAEAGWKPSGQRLLNSEGQPLRFEILLVNPNLERILQPFTENLASIGIQANLRTVDRAQYKQRLDQYDFDMILLTLPQTLSPGLEQSLYFHSSQAKIKGGRNYAGVTHPAVDALIEKLLSAQSRDEQVAATRALDRVLLWQHYSIPNWYIDYHRLAYRNRFAFVTTPPYTLGLRTWWLKSMENAE from the coding sequence ATACGTCCCCTCCTCTCGTTACTTCTCTGCATGGCCATCAGTTCATCTGCCTGGGCCACTCTGTATAAAAGCCACGGTTACGCCCAGTTTGGCGAGTTGAAGTATCCCGCGAGCTTCACCCATTTTGCCTGGGTCAACCCGGAAGCCCCCAAAGGTGGCACGCTGCGGATGATGGCCAACGGCACGTTCGACACGCTCAACCCCTACACCCTCAAGGGCAGCAGCCCGATCAGCACCGCCAATTTCTTGCAATACGGAGTCAACGAGCTGAATGCGCCGTTGATGGTCGGCACCGGCGCCTATGACCCTTCCGGTGACGAGCCCGCCTCCAGCTACGGCCTGATCGCCGCGTCGGTTGAGTACAGCGATGATCGCAGCTGGGTGGTGTTCAACCTGCGTCCCGAGGCGCGCTTTCACGACGGTAAGCCGATCACCGCCTATGACGTGGCCTTCTCCTACCGCCTGCTGCTCAAGGACGGTCACCCGCAGTACCGCACCAACCTGCAGGAAGTAAAACGGGTCGATATCCTCAATCGCCACAGCATCCGTTTTGTTCTCAAGCGTGCCGGCAACTCTCTGCTGATCCTGCGCCTGGGTGAATTACCGGTACTGCCGCAGCACTACTGGAAAGGACGCGACTTCAAGGCCACCACCTATGAGCCACCACTGGGCAGCGGGCCCTACCGCATTACCCAGGTCAGCCCTGGGCGCAGCCTGCGCTTTGAGCGGGTCAAGGACTGGTGGGGCGCGAAACTGCCGGTCAACCGCGGCAAATACAATTTCGATCGGGTCGACGTGGAGTTCTACCGCGACAGCCATGTGGCGTTCAAGGCGTTCAAGGCCGGCGAGTTCGACATTTATATCGAACAGCAGGCGAAGAACTGGGCCAACGGCTATCGCTTCCCGGCATTGAGCAGTGGCGAAGTGATCCGCGCCGAGATCCCGCACCAGATCCCGACCCAGACCCAGGCGCTGTTTATGAACACCCGCCGCGAGGTGTTTGCTGACCGCCAGGTACGCGAAGCCCTGGGCCTTATGTTCGACTTCGAGTGGGCCAACCGCGCACTGTTCAACAGCTCCTACACTCGCGCTAAAAGCTACTACCCCAACAGCGAGTTTTCAGCGCGAGGCAAACCGGAAGGTGCCGAATGGCTGTTGCTTTCGCCCTACCGCAAGCAGTTGCAAGCACGCCTGTTCAGTGAGCCGTTCAGCATGCCGCAGACCGACGGCCGCGGCATCCCGCGGGAAACCTTGCGCCGCGCCCTCGGTCTATTGGCCGAAGCCGGCTGGAAGCCCTCCGGCCAACGCCTGCTCAACAGTGAGGGGCAGCCGCTGCGCTTTGAAATATTGCTGGTCAACCCGAACCTTGAACGCATTCTCCAACCCTTTACCGAGAACCTTGCCAGCATTGGCATCCAGGCCAACCTGCGCACCGTCGACCGCGCCCAATACAAGCAGCGCCTCGACCAGTACGACTTCGACATGATTCTGCTCACCCTGCCGCAAACCCTCAGCCCCGGCCTGGAACAGTCGCTGTATTTCCATTCCTCCCAGGCCAAGATCAAAGGTGGCAGGAACTACGCCGGGGTCACCCACCCGGCGGTCGACGCACTGATTGAAAAGCTGCTGTCGGCACAGAGCCGCGACGAGCAAGTCGCCGCCACCCGCGCCCTTGACCGAGTACTGTTGTGGCAGCACTACAGCATTCCGAACTGGTATATCGATTACCACCGCCTGGCTTACCGCAACCGATTTGCCTTCGTCACCACGCCGCCCTACACCCTGGGCCTGCGTACCTGGTGGCTGAAATCCATGGAGAACGCTGAATGA
- the dnaQ gene encoding DNA polymerase III subunit epsilon: MRSVVLDTETTGMPVADGHRIIEIGCVELIGRRLTGRHFHVYLQPDREIDEGAIAVHGITNDFVKDKPRFKEVADEFFEFIKGAQLIIHNAAFDVGFINNEFALIKQDDRADISEHCSILDTLMMARERHPGQRNNLDALCKRYGVDNSGRDLHGALLDAEILADVYLTMTGGQTNLSLAGDGSEGDGNGRQQPSAIRRLPAERARTRVIQTSAAELAEHAARLAIIEKSAGAPPLWVQMEQPKAEV; the protein is encoded by the coding sequence ATGCGTAGTGTGGTGCTCGATACAGAAACCACGGGTATGCCGGTGGCTGATGGCCACCGGATTATCGAAATCGGTTGTGTCGAACTGATCGGCCGGCGCCTGACCGGGCGGCATTTTCACGTTTATCTGCAGCCTGATCGCGAGATTGACGAAGGCGCGATTGCGGTGCACGGCATCACCAACGACTTTGTCAAAGACAAGCCGCGCTTCAAGGAAGTCGCCGATGAGTTCTTCGAATTCATCAAGGGCGCGCAGCTGATCATCCACAACGCGGCGTTCGACGTTGGCTTTATCAACAACGAGTTCGCCCTGATCAAGCAGGACGACCGCGCCGATATCAGCGAGCACTGCTCAATCCTCGATACCCTGATGATGGCCCGCGAGCGCCACCCAGGGCAGCGCAATAACCTCGATGCCCTGTGCAAACGCTATGGCGTCGACAACTCTGGCCGTGATCTGCACGGCGCCTTGCTCGACGCCGAGATTCTTGCCGACGTCTACCTGACCATGACCGGCGGGCAGACCAATCTGTCCCTGGCTGGCGATGGCTCGGAAGGCGACGGTAATGGCCGTCAGCAGCCCAGTGCGATCCGCCGCCTACCTGCCGAGCGAGCGCGTACACGGGTGATCCAGACCAGTGCTGCTGAGCTTGCCGAGCATGCCGCGCGTCTGGCGATTATCGAGAAATCCGCCGGCGCGCCGCCGCTCTGGGTGCAGATGGAACAGCCCAAAGCTGAGGTTTGA